Proteins encoded together in one Lathyrus oleraceus cultivar Zhongwan6 chromosome 5, CAAS_Psat_ZW6_1.0, whole genome shotgun sequence window:
- the LOC127085862 gene encoding uncharacterized protein LOC127085862, whose amino-acid sequence MFGFCVSSVAAAAAATTSVASTRILFATPYPHSSSLTSLHHFSSHPPTTSVSSSSQRFRCIPIRAMAETDAISAPKTGSKQALISLSDKKDLALVGNGLQELGFTIVSTGGTASALERAGVAVTKVEQLTHFPEMLDGRVKTLHPNIHGGILARRDQKHHIDALSTHGIGTFDVVVVNLYPFYDKVTSTGGIEFEDGIENIDIGGPAMIRAAAKNHKDVLVVVDTEDYPALLEYLKGNQDDHFRLKLAWKAFQHVASYDSAVSEWLWKQSVGDKFPPSLTVPLSLKSSLRYGENPHQKAAFYVDKRLAEVNAGGIATAIQHHGKEMSYNNYLDADAAWNCVCEFRNPTCVVVKHTNPCGVASRDDILEAYRLAVKADPVSAFGGIVAFNVEVDEVLAKEIREFRSPTDGETRMFYEIVVAPSYTEKGLEILRGKSKTLRILEAKKNEAGKLSLRQVGGGWLAQDSDDLTPRDIKFDAVSEKTPQDGELRDAEFAWLCVKHVKSNAIVIAKDNCMLGMGSGQPNRVESLRIAMRKAGADVKGAALASDAFFPFAWKDAVEEACESGIGVIAEPGGSIRDQDAIDCCNKYGVSLLFTNVRHFRH is encoded by the exons ATGTTTGGTTTTTGTGTTTCCTCCGTCGCCGCCGCCGCCGCCGCCACCACCTCCGTCGCTTCGACTCGTATTCTCTTTGCAACCCCTTACCCTCATTCTTCTTCTCTCACTTCTCTACATCACTTTTCTTCCCATCCTCCCACAACTTCG GTTTCTTCATCTTCACAACGATTCAGGTGCATTCCCATCAGAGCCATGGCTGAAACTGATGCAATATCTGCTCCAAAAACAG GAAGCAAACAAGCTTTGATATCATTGTCAGACAAGAAGGATCTTGCATTGGTTGGAAATGGACTCCAGGAATTAGG GTTCACTATTGTTTCAACGGGAGGAACAGCTTCTGCATTGGAGCGTGCTGGAGTAGCTGTTACTAAAGTTGAACAGCTTACTCATTTCCCTGAAATG CTCGATGGCCGTGTCAAAACTCTGCACCCTAACATACATGGAGGCATCCTTGCTCGAAGAGACCAAAAACATCATATTGATGCTCTCAGTACACATGGAATCG GTACTTTTGATGTTGTGGTGGTGAACTTGTACCCATTTTACGATAAAGTTACATCAACGGGAGGCATTGAATTTGAGGATGGAATCGAAAACATTGACATTGGTGGTCCAGCCATGATTCGAGCTGCTGCAAAG AATCACAAAGATGTTTTGGTAGTTGTTGATACGGAAGACTACCCCGCGCTTCTGGAATATCTTAAAGGAAACCAAGACGATCATTTTAGGCTAAAGCTTGCATGGAAAGCTTTTCAGCACGTTGCTTCGTACGATTCTGCAGTATCAGAGTGGCTATGGAAGCAAAGTGTGGGAG ATAAATTTCCTCCTAGTTTGACAGTGCCACTTTCACTCAAAAGTTCTCTCCGTTATGGTGAAAATCCTCATCAAAAAGCTGCATTCTATGTTGACAAAAGACTCGCCGAGGTCAACGCTGGTGGAATTGCTACAGCCATCCAACACCATGGAAAG GAGATGTCATATAATAACTACTTGGATGCTGATGCTGCTTGGAACTGTGTGTGCGAGTTCAGAAACCCCACGTGTGTAGTTGTGAAGCACACGAATCCTTGCGGTGTAGCATCACGTGATGATATTCTCGAAGCCTACAGACTTGCTGTTAAAGCTGATCCTGTCAGTGCATTCGGCGGAATTGTAGCTTTCAATGTGGAAGTTGACGAG GTTCTTGCTAAAGAAATAAGAGAATTTAGAAGCCCGACCGATGGGGAGACAAGGATGTTCTACGAAATAGTGGTTGCACCCAGCTATACAGAGAAGGGACTTGAGATTCTTCGCGGAAAGTCGAAGACTCTAAGGATTCTCGAAGCGAAAAAGAACGAAGCAGGAAAGCTTTCACTCAGACAAGTTGGTGGAGGGTGGTTAGCTCAGGATTCAGATGACTTGACTCCACGCGACATCAAATTCGACGCAGTCTCAGAGAAGACTCCTCAGGACGGTGAACTTCGCGATGCAGAATTTGCTTGGTTGtgtgtgaagcatgtcaaaaGCAATGCTATTGTGATAGCTAAG GACAATTGTATGCTAGGTATGGGAAGCGGCCAACCGAACCGTGTCGAGAGTTTAAGAATAGCAATGAGGAAAGCTGGAGCTGATGTTAAAGGAGCAGCCTTGGCTAGTGACGCTTTCTTCCCATTCG CTTGGAAAGATGCTGTGGAAGAAGCATGTGAAAGTGGAATTGGTGTTATTGCAGAACCAGGGGGAAGTATAAGAGATCAGGATGCTATAGACTGCTGTAATAAGTATGGTGTTTCACTACTCTTCACCAATGTGAGGCACTTCAGGCACTGA
- the LOC127085863 gene encoding 40S ribosomal protein S19-1, whose product MATARTVKDVSPHEFVKAYSSHLKRSGKMELPEWTDIVKTAKFKELAPYDPDWYYIRAASMARKIYLRGGLGVGAFQRIYGGSQRNGSRPPHFCKSSGSIARNILQQLQNMNIIEMDTKGGRKITSNGRRDLDQVAGRIVIAP is encoded by the exons ATGGCTACCGCAAGGACTGTGAAAGATGTTTCTCCACACGAGTTCGTCAAAGCCTACTCTTCTCATCTCAAGCGATCTGGCAAG ATGGAGCTTCCAGAGTGGACAGATATTGTGAAGACAGCCAAGTTTAAGGAGTTGGCTCCTTATGATCCTGACTGGTACTATATCAGAGCTG CTTCCATGGCAAGGAAGATCTACTTGAGGGGTGGACTTGGTGTTGGTGCATTCCAGAGGATATATGGTGGGAGCCAGAGGAACGGCAGTCGCCCACCACATTTCTGCAAGAGCAGCGGTTCCATTGCCCGTAACATCCTTCAACAGTTGCAGAACATGAACATCATTGAAATGGACACCAAGGG TGGCAGGAAAATCACATCCAATGGAAGGAGGGATTTGGACCAAGTCGCCGGACGTATTGTTATTGCACCTTGA